Proteins encoded together in one Mercenaria mercenaria strain notata chromosome 18, MADL_Memer_1, whole genome shotgun sequence window:
- the LOC123538146 gene encoding heat shock 70 kDa protein 12A-like produces the protein MITIPAISSDSARQFMREAARDAGIPENQMRLVLEPEAAALYCQQKTVVDDNRLPVGFKYVLADLGGGTSDICVHEVMEDGKLREVYRATGEIAGGTDVDDEFLSFLKELVDEKKKQSLPAKIKESKYADKMEYLPIEARLNIHCDLMKLFFKPSIDSIVNLVNEILKECAGDIDTLLLVGGYSESSYLMDRIKSEFSNMTVVLVEDARLAVLNGAVMMGWKPKNIIQRRSRFTYGFAVNEPFIEGKHPESRKCIVDGQAWCYLLFKKMIEKGQIVEYGQTFRFKGYNTAREPEEKHEERYTLLWRSTRENPQYCIEEGCSMVGEIVKKPPPEGWPDYWRSDTHLIVGETEFTVKDFNHTTGQEYKAQMNFL, from the exons ATGATAACTATTCCGGCTATTTCCAGTGATTCTGCAAGACAGTTTATGCGTGAGGCTGCCAGGGATGCAGGGATCCCTGAGAACCAGATGCGTCTTGTCCTGGAACCAGAAGCTGCTGCCCTATATTGCCAACAAAAAACAGTGGTAGATGACAACAGACTTCCTGTTGGATTCAAATATGTCCTTGCTGATCTAGGTGGTGGAACATCTGATATTTGTGTACATGAAGTTATGGAGGATGGTAAACTCAGGGAAGTGTATAGAGCAACAGGGGAAATAGCAGGAGGGACTGATGTTGATGATGAATTTTTGTCTTTCCTGAAGGAATTAGTAG ATGAAAAGAAGAAACAGTCTTTACCAGCCAAAATCAAAGAGTCAAAGTATGCagataaaatggaatatttacCTATTGAGGCAAGGCTTAACATTCACTGTGATCTAATGAAGCTATTCTTCAAACCTTCCATTGATAGCATTGTTAACTTAGTGAACGAAATCCTTAAAGAATGTGCTGGTGACATTGATACACTGCTGCTTGTTGGAGGTTACAGCGAATCTTCATATCTAATGGACAGAATTAAGTCAGAGTTCAGTAATATGACAGTTGTCCTTGTAGAAGATGCTAGACTGGCTGTGTTAAATGGGGCAGTGATGATGGGCTGGAAACCTAAAAACATCATTCAACGTAGGTCAAGGTTCACATATGGATTTGCTGTTAATGAGCCATTCATAGAGGGAAAGCATCCAGAGAGTCGGAAGTGCATAGTGGATGGACAGGCTTGGTGTTACCTGTTATTTAAGAAGATGATAGAGAAAGGTCAGATAGTGGAGTAtggacaaacattcagatttaAAGGATATAATACAGCCAGGGAACCAGAAGAGAAACATGAGGAGAGATATACCTTACTGTGGAGATCTACAAGAGAGAATCCTCAGTACTGTATAGAGGAGGGGTGTAGTATGGTAGGAGAGATTGTGAAGAAACCTCCACCAGAGGGATGGCCTGATTACTGGAGGAGTGACACACATCTCATAGTGGGAGAGACAGAGTTTACAGTGAAAGATTTCAATCATACAACAGGACAGGAATACAAAGCCCAAATGAATTTTCTATGA